One Triticum dicoccoides isolate Atlit2015 ecotype Zavitan chromosome 3B, WEW_v2.0, whole genome shotgun sequence genomic window, tgtgttgccggcgaggacaatcattcattttggaggctggctgtgttgccgaccGCTGACTGATGCCGACGATGAACGTGTATGCCGCTGGTTTTGTTGCCGGCGTGATGAACTGGGCCGTGATGAACTAGGGCTTGACATTTGAAACGTTGCTCTTTTTTAAGTAGACGCGGACAGGATGGGGTAAAGGATGCATCCGAACACGACCCCATCGCCCTGCCCAAAAGAACAGAATTCGGACAAAACGCATGTTCGCTTGGGTCGCGCGGTGAAGTTGTCCTTACCGTGTGCATGGATCAACCAGCCCACTACGCGACGAGCGAGCGGCAGACGGCAGCGCACGCGTACGTGTGCCGTTGTGAAGGTTTTTTCTTGCTCTCTTTTTTGAACGGCGAAAGGCAGGCGCCAATTATATTCAGCTCAAATGCAGTTTACCGCATGGATAACTGCATGCAGCAGCTTTGGCCAGAGTGGTTTATATCATCTGGGAAGCAAGTGGCATGAGGAAATGGGAGGTCCATTCTGTTTTGGCGAGATATTTTGTTTGGCAACTCTCCTCTAGCTACTCAATTCTGGGATTTGTATTGCATAGTTAATAATAAAAAACAAAACTATTGCAGAAACCCGGGATGGGATAACACTCAAAGTCTCCTTCAGAAGGAACTTTGATGATGAGCTTATGCTACAATGGTTTGATCTAGAAACTATTGCCAAGTCTATAGTTTTTTTCTGAACAGGAGGATAACCTGATGTGGCAGTATGAATCTAAAGTCATTTACTCTTCAAAATCTCTGTATGCCATTATTAATTTTAGAGGTGTGCAGCCTATTTAAACTCATGTGGTGTGGAGTTTGAAAATCCCACCTAGAATACAAGGGTTTCTTTGGTTGTTCTCTCAGAATAAAATAATGATTTGTGATAACTTGAGGAAAAGAGGAATTCCAAAACTGTACTGAGATAGGATCTGTACATCATCTTTTCTTTGATTGTGCGGTTGCTAGGATAATTTGGAAGGAGGTGGAGGTAATTTTTGGTAGGagtttccatttcttcttggggttAGCTGCCTGTTGGCTCTGCAACAAGAAAATTGTGCAATTGAATGTAGTCTCTTCTGCTGTCCTGTGAGGACTGTGAAATACTAGGAACTCACTTATGTTTAATAGAACTAAATGGACTTTTGTCAAACAGGTTTGGCAGAAAATAAGCCACTACTTNNNNNNNNNNNNNNNNNNNNNNNNNNNNNNNNNNNNNNNNNNNNNNNNNNNNNNNNNNNNNNNNNNNNNNNNNNNNNNNNNNNNNNNNNNNNNNNNNNNNNNNNNNNNNNNNNNNNNNNNNNNNNNNNNNNNNNNNNNNNNNNNNNNNNNNNNNNNNNNNNNNNNNNNNNNNNNNNNNNNNNNNNNNNNNNNNNNNNNNNNNNNNNNNNNNNNNNNNNNNNNNNNNNNNNNNNNNNNNNNNNNNNNNNNNNNNNNNNNNNNNNNNNNNNNNNNNNNNNNNNNNNNNNNNNNNNNNNNNNNNNNNNNNNNNNNNNNNNCAGAGATCATTTGCTGGTGAAACTAAGATCACCTCTGGAGCTGGAAGAGATGTCAAGAAACCTTGGGTCATCTTTTCTGGGCAAGAACCATTCAAAGAATGACACATGGGGGGCACGCCACACTGGAGGAGTTGAAGAACAACCCAAAGATAGCAGATGAGATCCACGTGGTCTTCGCTCTCATGATCTGAACGAAAAATGTGGTAGATTTATCGTTACTTTCActgttatttctgttttctctgaacTTGTAAGACTGTCTTTTAGCGGATTTGTTTAGTTGTTGGTTTGAACTTTTGGAACCTGGGTTAGACCAGATGCTTTGTATGGCTTTTGTGGTTAAGTTTCTATGAAGTGTAGCCGGGGGAGCTCCGAAAGTGTCTTTCTGCTCCCGAGCTCTTttgagctcggtgaacagtaaaatcgaaaaaaaatccaaattttttttggaagaaacattgacaaaagctctaagtgcctgcaaaaattcatcatgaaatcacattcctgtaaggcgtggcaaaaaaaaacaaattcagtgctccaaaatgcttttgaaagtagcatTTTCAGATTACCGATTTTTTTTTTGCCACACCTTCTagaaatgtgatttcatgacgaatttttgcaagcacttaaaacTTTTGTAAACGtttctttcaaaaaaaattggatttttttgaatttttttacttaGTTTTGATTTTACTGTTGCAGAAACTCTGCGTCCGGGGAGCTCCCCTTTGATCGCAAAAAAGGAAGTGGCATGTTGGAGTTGTAGGAGCACGTTGGAGCAGGCGACTCGATTCATCCTCTGTAGAGGATTACTGTGGACATGGACTGGATATGCTGTAATGAGCACCGTCGACAGCGGTGCTAGGTTGAAGTGGAGCCTGGTAAACACTGTCACGCCTGGTCTGTCTCCCCGATCAATCAAACTACTACCTCACACTAGATCTGGTTAGGTGCGGACCTTCTCATGCTGTCGCGCCCTTTACAGCCCGCGCAAAAGGTAACACGACAGAGAGCGTTGCACTTAGGTGAGCCCGATCAAACTGTGCAAGATTTCGGTTGAAAATTCAAGCCATCTTTCGGCAGCCGGTACTCTAGATTAACCCATTTCCTGCTCAATCGCAATCTACTTCAGGTCGTCACACCCCAATCCGTAGCAAAAACAGTCAAAAGGACTAATATCATCCACCAGCTCAGCGGCGGCGATCGACGAACAGGAAACATAAGAGAAAGAATGGGAACGCTAGAAGAAACATAGCTGAACAAAACCGTTCACTAGTGTTTCAGACGTTAGAAACATTCCGACCGCCAAAAAAAGATGAAGAAAAGGAACTCCATGGCTTAATCACCTCCGTGTAGCCTGCACCGTGGACGTGACGATGAGGTCGAGAACTAGCAAAACCAAATATTTTCACCACTTATGACACATCATCAGCATTATATTACTGTGCCAATCCAATCTGCAAAACGTTAATGCATTATCACTAGATTAAAAAGCAAGTAGGCTGGTCATGGTCAACAATTGCAACGGAGAAATCAAATTTCCACAGAATGGAATTCAACATCTCTAACCGGCTGCTGCAACATGATATCAACGTGTGGACATCAGAACATTCAGCAGACTGCTGCTATTATTCCACGACTAGCAGCAACAAAACTTAGCATTCAAGAGAGGAAATAGCTGAAATGTTTGACGGCGAGCACATATACCGACCAACCAACCAACCCACGTTTATTGCATAGTGGGGTTACAAGCCCCACTCAACACACACTTCTTCCATGACCCCATCCAATCAGAGAACGACAAGTATCTACAAGCTGGTTCTACTATCTACACTTCACTCTGCCCTTTTTCACATGTCCTTGCAACATATATCACATAGCACTGAGATCACTCGCTAGGCTAACCAAAACAACAAATAAATCAAGGCAAAGAGAAGAAAATCCGACATTATATGGACAATCAAAAACCCTCGACACCAGGTCTCCGCGTGATACCAGAAGGCAATTTCTTGACCGAGCTTACCCTGGGGTAGTCCAGGGTGATGATGGAAGAGCAGTTCCTTGGGGGAAGTAATGCGGACGTCGATGATCTCGGTGACACCAGGTGTTGGTTGCGCGAAGGAGGCGACGGCGAGAAGGTCATCACAGGATGTTGAGGAACAATGCCATTGAGACTCGTAGATTTTAGCATCACTTTCCTCGGTGCGGCGGACGGTACTTGAAGAGGATACCGGCAGGGGACCTTTATGTCCTGGACGCTTGCTAGAGACTCCACGACGGCCCTCATCGTAGGCCTTTCGGATGGATCCCTATGAAGGCACTTCAGAATGATGTCTGCCACCGTCCTAGCAGCCTTGGGAGGAAAGCGTCCTTTTATACGGGGATCCATGATGAGGGATAGACGACTATCATCCGTGAGGAAAGGCCTACCCCACTTGACAATATTACGTTCTTCTTTGGTGGAACGTACATCAAGGTTCTTCCTTCCTGTTATTAGCTCGAGCAAGACGACTCCAAAGCTCCATACGTTGCTCTTGGGAGTCAGTGCCCCTTTCTCCAAGGTTTCCTCTGAGAGGTTTGTAGCAGTCTGCCCAAGAATAACATCTCCCGTAAGCATTGGGATGTTGACAAGTAAATGAACATAATGCGATGTATTAATATTATTTCcatcttttttactgcattaaaaGCATGCAAGCCAGAACCAATGTAAACTGTGAAGGAACATGCTGTGTGAACCTATGACCTATATGACCTACAGTTTTCAAATTTCAAAAGGAACTTACCACAGATGCCTTAGATCTTTCCTCCTCAGAATTGAAGCCAACACAACCATATCCCGACAGCTTTGCAGTGAAATCTTTCTCTATTTGGATGTTTGAGGTTGAGAAGTCATCATACATCGCCTGTAAATAGAAATGCATGTTAAAATATATAAGAAATAATTATCAAACAAAGTGCAAGAGAACATGGTAAATTTAAACCATAACTTCGTGGTCATGTCAAAGGGTTTGGATTAAGTTACCTGAAAGGGTCCTTCATCGTGTAGGAAAGCTAGACCTTTAGCAGCACCAAGGGCAACCTTCAAACGTGTAGACCAGTCCATCAAACGACCTTCCGGTCTTCCAAAGAGTAACCTGTCTAAACTGCCATGATGGAGCCGCTCATAGACCAACATCCTTTCATTAGATTCATCTCTTGCATGATAGCCGATGAGTTTACATAAATTGGGATGTTGAAGTGATGCCAACGTATTTACTTGCGCCTTAAATTCTTTGAAACTCTGCAGAATGGTGAAAAATATATTGCATCAGTGCCTCATTAGTCAAATTTTCAATATTACAACAGGATGATCCAAGAAACATAGTAGCCATGGCACGTAGGTGGGCAATTTCTCTAAAATGGTGAAAGGTGTCCAGTATCTAGAAGGTCTAACCAACAATCTCAGACTACTAGTTTTTTTTTTGGAGATTCCTTAAATGTCGACATCCAGTAAAGCTGGACGGGACATTACCAAGGATCATTAGGCAAAGTCATCTACCTTGGAGAAAGTAAATCCCCACTAAATTGTGTGCAAGAGAAAGCATGAAACACCACCTCCCAAAAGAACATTGCTAGTGAACGAACAGCTCACaagtgataaagccaagattgatcaTGAAGGGGTACAAATATCTCATAGTGAAGAGAACAAGGACTATCAAACACATTGTCTGCCTTCAAAGCGTGCTATGTTATGGTCCTAAGTTGTATTTGCAAAATTAAAATCAGCCTATTTCTACAGGGGGCAGAGTTGCATCAAAGCATAAATCACATGCCTAGATGTAAACAGCAGGCCACTCTAGCCTAAGTTCAGCTTTGTAAACAGAACAGATACTGCAAACGTAATACATTCATGGTGGATAGGCAAATTTCTCCAAGTTATCACatggaaagaaaaaaaatatagtaGGTGTGCCAGAAAGTGTGTTGGTGAACAGGCCGGACTAGCAAAACTGTGAGGGAAACCTCCATGACCGTAACATCCAAAATAAGAAGGGAAAGTATTACCATGAAACTTTATAGAGAATAGTACCTGGTTGGATGGGAGTAATCGGGCAACTATTGCTTCCATCTTCTTTGGTTCAACAAAATCATCCCTGAACGATGCCTTGTATGATGTCAAAGTCTGAGTTTCGGACACACACTGATCACTAGAAAACCACTGGCAAGCAGTAGAAATCTCATCATACGAGAAGTTCTTAAGCCCATCAGACCTCTTTGGAGGCAGTGGGAGAGGACCTGAAACCTCAAGTGGTCCACTTGCATTGATAGCCTTGAAGCTACCAAAGTTCCTCAAAGAACTGCCTTCTGGTGAGGGAAGAGGAAGGGGCAGTGGATTTGAAAATCGATGTGCCTTAATAGCTCCTCCCTTGCACCTAGAATCATCCTGATCATCAAATTCGGCATACGGAAGGCCATCCTGATCAACCAGAATCAGGCTCGAGGGAGCAGACAGCACACGTGCCCTGCTGTAAGAGACTTTATTGGCCGATTGGCAGATCTTTGCCCTGTTCCTGAAACTTGGAGGCGCTGATTGCAAAGATGGCACATGAGCTTCAGGCTCCGGGAGCCTCAGGGATGTGTCCCTTGCATCGCCGTGCTTCTTGCTTGCAACAAGAgggctcttcttcttcttggacctCAGGCCGGTGAAGCAGCCCATCATATGCACACCCACGAAAAGCTCCTGCAGAATTTGAAATAGGTTGATGAATTAGCATATAGTAGCAAAAGTAACTGGTCCTGCATTGCACTACAGCGGTTAGcagttggcaaatcacaaaaaaaaaagcTGTGGTGGACCGCATCTGTGTTGCTTAAAGATTGATCCAGTACACCTAAGCTACAAAAAGGCACCAAGGTCTCGCACGAGCAGCCAACCCAGCTATGATTTTTCCGATTAAGTACAACGCCTATGAATTGATCTGTTTATATTTTACTTTTGTGAAACAACTAAATTCCTCTACTGAAGTGAAGCCTCCAAAAATCATTGCCGGAGGAGTAGAAATTACTTCTACCGTCCCAAGAACTGATCTACCCCCGGACACCAGCTAGGACCAAAGATACGTGGCCTGGCTGGTTCGGCGCATTGGTCCATAGGCGCCACATTCAATTTCCAAACACCGTCCATTATTAATTTCGTCTCCGATGCAGCTTCGCAGAAATTGCGCATGCCCACAgcaactactactactagtactatctATCAAGCCACCAACTCGGCAGGAACGGAGTTGAATGGTCAGAGCCCTCACCTAATCTGGCCAAATAACAAACTGGGTCAAGAGACCAGCTAAAATAAGCAACCATGCTCAGCTGGGTAATTGACCCCACCAAACCCAGCCAAGAAATAGCCGACCCCGGATTAACCGGAACATTTGACCAGTAGGCGGTCGTAATCGTAATGAGCCGCAGCTCATGGCCGGCAAGCCGAGAATCGCCAAGCGGGGGTCACCAAAACGCTCAAGGCATCGCGTATCTCGCTCGAAAATCAGCATGCACGCCGAATCCTGAGCCTCCGTCCCCCGAAATCTACAATGCGAGGGGCGCGGGCGAGGAAACGGTCAAACGTACCAGCCGCGCCTTTGAGCCGGCCCAAATGGAGAGAGATCCAGGCCGAGCAGCTCCGGAACTCGCGGCATGAACGGCAAACAAGGGGCTGAAGAAGCGCCCGTACAAACAGCAAACAGAACAGACATGGACCAAGATCGCACCTGTGGAAGCCGCTCCGGCGCCTGAGAAATGGGACGAGCCTCGCGCGCTCCTCGGGCGGAGGCTGGCGTCTgg contains:
- the LOC119277418 gene encoding probable serine/threonine-protein kinase PBL1; protein product: MMGCFTGLRSKKKKSPLVASKKHGDARDTSLRLPEPEAHVPSLQSAPPSFRNRAKICQSANKVSYSRARVLSAPSSLILVDQDGLPYAEFDDQDDSRCKGGAIKAHRFSNPLPLPLPSPEGSSLRNFGSFKAINASGPLEVSGPLPLPPKRSDGLKNFSYDEISTACQWFSSDQCVSETQTLTSYKASFRDDFVEPKKMEAIVARLLPSNQSFKEFKAQVNTLASLQHPNLCKLIGYHARDESNERMLVYERLHHGSLDRLLFGRPEGRLMDWSTRLKVALGAAKGLAFLHDEGPFQAMYDDFSTSNIQIEKDFTAKLSGYGCVGFNSEEERSKASVTATNLSEETLEKGALTPKSNVWSFGVVLLELITGRKNLDVRSTKEERNIVKWGRPFLTDDSRLSLIMDPRIKGRFPPKAARTVADIILKCLHRDPSERPTMRAVVESLASVQDIKVPCRYPLQVPSAAPRKVMLKSTSLNGIVPQHPVMTFSPSPPSRNQHLVSPRSSTSALLPPRNCSSIITLDYPRVSSVKKLPSGITRRPGVEGF